The Enterobacter pseudoroggenkampii genome contains the following window.
TGAATCAGCCCCGGCGTCAGCGCCTGGATCAGCAGCGTGGTGCCCGCGTTGTTGCGGTTGTGGCACTCGTCGCCCATGTGCAGCGCCTGGGCCAGCATCAGCCGCAGGTCGATTTCGCCGATAATCTTCATCGCATCGCGCAGCATCGGACCGAGCACGTCGCGCATCCAGTTCAGGCGGTCGATCACGCTCTGGTCGTTGGCCCCCATGCGCAGGATCTTCGCCATCTGCTCGCTGAGGTTGGTGAAGGCGCGGTTGCCGTAGGTTTTGTTCTCAACGATGTGCATAAACATCGACGCGGAGGTGACGCCCGCCATCGAGCCCACGCAGTCGTGCTCGTGGCACGGCGAGAACGTAATATCCCCGGAGGCGGCAAGCCGTGTCGCGTCGTCCAGATCTTTCGCCAGCCCTTCAAACACCAGCGCCCCGGTGACCGCGCCCTTCATCGCGCCGCACATGTTTTCCCAGGAGACAGGCGGACCGGCGTGCAGAATGGTGGTGCGGGTCATCCCCGGCACAACGTTAATCGCCTGGTCATAGCCCACCAGCACCGGATGGGACTGAATAATGCGCTCAAGCGCAAGCTTGTTGGCGGCGGCGATCTTCTCCGCCAGCGGTTTTTCCGCCAGCTGGTCGAGCGCCTCAACGACCTGCATATTGCCCTGCCCCGGCGGCGTCCAGTCGAGCTGGGTGACGGGTACGTGCTGTTTTTTAAGATCGTCGCTGAACATCGCGATGCCGACGTTGATGACGTTCAGCGGCTGGTTGAATAAGGTGGTCATTATGCGTTCTCCCCTTTGCAGACAAATTCGCGTGCCAGTAATCCGGTGTTGGTGCTGCTGCTGGCCCAGATGACGCCTGCGTCGGTCAGCAGCTGGCACTGCTGCGCCAGCGACTGCGGATCCTGGTCGGTACCCAACACGTAGCCGAGGATTTCCAGCGGACGGTTATCGGCTTTCGCGATGGCCTGCGCCTCCTTAATGGCGTCGAGCATCACGCCGACCGGATCCTCGTGCGCGCCGAAGCCCAGCACGAAGTCCATCACGATAACGCCCACCTCCGGGTCGCGGGCCTCCTGCAGTAGGCGGCCGATGCGGTTGGTCGGGTCGATCATCGGGTGCGGCTTGCCGTTGGTGAAGTCGTCGTCGCCAAAGTCGAGGAAGGTATGGGCTTTACTGACGCTGACGTCCTGCAGGCGTTTAGCGGGATCCGGCTGGATATTGCTGTAGACGTCGTCGAATTTCGCTAGCGCCGCGAACATCGCCTCGTCGCACAGGGTGCCGCCGCAGAACAGGCCGCGAATGTACTTCTGCTGCGGAGTCAGGCGGGCGCGCACTTCTTCAATCAAAGGCCAGTTGAGCGGATGCAGATCAAGGGACTCTTTTTTGATGCCGGTGAGCAGGACCGCCTTCAGGGCTGCCTCTTTGGTGCCGCGCGCAAACTGCAGGCCGTCCTCATCGGCGGGCGGTTCGCTGCGCCCGAGGAAGCAAACAACCACCGGCTTGCGGCAGGCGCGGGCGCGGGCCAGCACCTTTTCTGCCACGGCAGGCGCCGCTGGTTTGGAGATCAGCGCAATCACCTCTGTGCCCTCGTCGGCTTCCAGCATGTCGATGGCGTCGAGCATCATCAGACCGCCAATTTTCTCGCTGAGATCGCGCCCGCCGGTGCCAATCAGCTGCGATACGCCGCCGCCGAATTCGTGAATGCGCACGCTCAACTCCTGGCTGCCGGTGCCGGATGCGCCGACGATGCCAATCGAGCCGCGGCGCACCGCGTTAGCAAAGCACAGCCCCGCGCCGTTGATGATGGCGGTGCCACAGTCCGGCCCCATCATCAGCAGCCCTTTCTGGTGCGCCAGCTGCTTCAGCGCCAGCTCGTCGTTGAGCGACACGTTATCGGAGAAGAGCATTACGTTGAGATCGTTTTCCAGCGCCTGACGCGCCTCGCGGGCGGCGAAGGTGCCGTTGACGGAAATCACCGCAAGGTTGCTGTCCGGGCGATGGGTTTTGGCACTGGCAATCGTCGCGTAGCGAGCTTCATGGGAACCTGCGCTCTCTTTACGCGTGAACAGCGCTTCAATAGCGGCCAGCGTTTCATCATTCGCCGCGTCGCCTTTAATCACGATCATCAGGTCGCCGTTTTTGGCTTCCGCTAATTCCGGCGTTAATAGCCCGAGGTTTTTTAATACGCCTTTATTCATCTCCGTCGCCATGGCCACAAACGCCTGGTCGACGCCCGGCAATTTATTGGCTTTGGTGGAAACGGACATTAATGACACCGAATCAAAATACGTATTCTTTTTTATAACGATTTTGGTTGGCATTGTTTTCTCCTGAATACGGATAAAAGGGGGCCGCCGTCGTGCAAAATGCACGTCGGTAAAAATACTTTTGAATTAACGGCCAGCCGGAAATGACTGGCCGAATGCGCTATGCGCCTGCCGCCAGCAGCAGGTCAGCAATCTCAGTGAAGCCTTTCTCCCGCGCCAGCTCGAGCGGGGTTTTGCCGTATTTGTCGGTCATGTGCGGGTTCGCGCCGTGATCCAGCAGCAGCTTCACGATCGCCTGCTGCTTTGCGCCGCCGTCGTTTAGGACGATGGCTTCCAGCAGCGGCGTCCAGCCAACAAAGTTGGTGTGGTTGACGTTGATATCGGTTTTTTCCAGCAGCTCGCGTACGATCTCCACGTGCCCTTTTTCACTGGCTGGCGTAATGCCCACGCCGCCAAAGCGCGTCAGGCGGTCGAGATCCGGGTTCGCGGGCAATACCAGCCGCAGGAGAGTTAAATCATTCGTCAGGCAGCTAATGAGGAAAGGGTTAAAGCAGGTCTGGTCCTGTTTATCAATATCCGCTCCGGCGGCAATTAATAACTCTACGCAGGTATAATGTTTTTTCAGGCTGGCAATAATAACGGCGGTTCTTTTCTGGCGGTTGGTGGCGTTAATATCCACGCCTTTCTCCAGACAGGCTTTTAGCGCATCGCTATTGCCCTCCTCTGCCGCCAGCAGAAATTCAGTAACGAGTTCAGTTGCAGACATATTCAGACTCCTGATGTTTTTATTTCTGTTGACCTGAGAATAGCAACAGCCTGGTCATAAAAGAATCCGCTTAAAAATGATTCATCGACAGCCAATTCATTGTTGAGTTAAATTCAACAAACCGGTCAAAACGTGCGTCTGTGCAACCTTTTTCTTATGTTTATCCGCTTTTTAGCGCTCGAGACTGCATTATGCTTATGCCTGAGGAAGCCTTACGCACCAGGGCTTTCAGCAAAGAGTCAGAACTGTGATCGGCTTCAAATGCGTTGTAACAACGCTGTTAAAATATGTTCAAAACTGATGACTGACGGGAGTGAGATATGAATTCCATCTTTACCGAAGAGAACCTGCTGGCCTTTACTACCGCCGCACGCTTCGGCAGCTTCAGCAAAGCCGCCGCCGAGCTGGGCGTCACCACGTCCGCCATCAGCTACACCATTAAGCGCATGGAGACCGGGCTGGACGTGGTGCTGTTTGTGCGTAACACGCGCAGCATTGAGCTGACCGAGTCCGGCTTTTACTTTTACCGTAAGGCCACCGACCTGCTTAACGACTTTCACGCCATCAAGCGCGGGATTGATACCATCTCACAGGGCATCGAGGCGCGGGTGCGCATCTGTATTAACCAGCTGTTGTATACGCCGCGCCATACCGCGCGGCTTCTGCAGGTGCTGAAAAAACAGTTTCCCACCTGCCAGATCACCTTCACCACCGAGGTCTATAACGGCGTGTGGGACTCCATCATCAACAACCAGGCCAATATCGCCATCGGCGCACCGGACACGCTGCTCGACGGCGGCGGGATTGACTACACCGAGATAGGCGCCATCCGCTGGGTCTTTGCCATCGCGCCGGAACACCCGCTGGCCTTCGTCCCGGAACCGATAGCGGAGAGCCAGCTGCGCCTGTACCCCAACATCATGGTGGAAGATACTGCGCACACCATTAACAAGAAGGTCGGCTGGCTGCTGCACGGACAGGAAGCCATTCTGGTGCCGGACTTTAATACCAAATGCCAGTGTCAGATCCTGGGCGAAGGGATAGGTTTTTTACCGGAGTATATGGCGCGGGAAGCGGTGGAAGACGGGCTGCTGGTGACGCGGCGTATCAATAACCCGCGTCAGGACTCGCGCATGCTGCTCGCCACGCAGCATGCCGCGACCGGCCAGGTCACGCGCTGGATCAAACAGCAGTTTGGCCCCCAGGGCGTGCTGACCGGGATCTACAGCGACTTACTCTGGCGCGCTTAGTTCTTACTCTGAACCCAAAAGGCATGGATAAGACCCGGGATGTAGCCCAGCAGCGTCAGAATAATGTTGATAATAAACGCCCAGCCGAAACCTTTGCCCAACAGCACGCCCAGCGGCGGCAACAGGATGGTAAAAACAATACGCCAAAAACCCATATCAAAACTCCGTGCAAGCTAATCCATTGAAAATAATAAAGAGAACTATCTCTAAGCATAGCCAGTTTACCTGTCTGCGCCAGTTCTCTCCCCTGCGTTTACCCTCTTTTACGCTTTTGACGCTGGCGTAATGCGCATAATTACTTTAGCATTATCTTAATTAAGCAAATACTAAACTATCATGACCGAACTCGAACAGCTTCAGGCCAGCGCAGAGCAGGCCGCAAACCTTTTAAAAGCGATGAGCAACCCGCGTCGACTGCTGATCCTCTGCACCCTGTGCGGCGCCCCCGGCACCAGCGCGGGGGAACTGGCCCGCGCGACGGGGCTAAGTCCTTCCGCCACGTCGCAGCATCTGGCGCGCATGCGTGATGAAGGTCTTATCGACAGCACCCGCGACGCGCAGCGCATTCTCTATTTCATTAAAAACGATGCGGTGCATCAGCTCATCAGCACCCTGAAAACCCTTTATTGCCCGTAAGGAGCCGCCATGTCACTTCCCCTTATTTCACCGCGCGAGGCCAGCGCCCGCATCGCTGAAGGCGCAAAACTGATTGATATTCGTGATGCCGACGAGTACGCCCGCGAGCATATTCCCGCCGCGCAGCCCGTGCCGCTGGATACCTTCCCCGGCGGTCTTAACGTGCAGGCGGGGGATACGGTGATTTTTCACTGCCAGTCTGGTGCCCGCACCTCAGGCAATGCCGACCGCCTTGCGCGGGCCGCCGCGCCCGCTCAGGCATTTGTGGTCGAAGGGGGCATTCAGGGCTGGAAGCAGGCCGGGCTGCCGACCGTCGAAGACAAATCCCAGCCGCTGCCGCTGATGCGTCAGGTGCAAATTGCTGCCGGGCTGCTCATTCTCTGCGGCGTGGTGCTGGGCTATAGCGTCTCCGGCGCTTTTTTCCTGCTCAGCGGTTTTGTCGGAGCCGGGCTGCTGTTCGCCGGTGTGACGGGCTTTTGCGGTATGGCGCGACTGCTCAGGGTAATGCCCTGGAACCGGCGTACCTCATAAGCAGTAATCGCTGAAATATGCTGTACCCGGCGTCAGGCGTGGGCTAAGGTGAAGATCGCTAAAACGATGAGGAGGTAATATGTTTTCTGTCGGTGATTATGTGCAACCGCGTAAAGGCGGCCCGAAACTGAAAGTGCTCGAAGTGAACGGTGACAGCATTGTGGCGGTTCAGGCCAGCAATGAGCAAGGCGAGAAATATACTCTGAAAGCTGCCGATGTGGCGCCGTATACCGAAGAAGGCGATTTCGGCGTCTGCTGAACAGCCAGCCGGGCGGCGTGTACCGCCCGGCTCACCTGTCAGATCAGAAAATCATCCAGCGATTTACCGTTTGCCAGCGCGTTGGCAATAGGCTTCGGCGTGCGGCCCTGGCCGGTCCACGTTTTCTCTTCACCGTTCTGGTCAATAAAACGATATTTTGCTTCACGCGGCTTGCGCTTTTTCGCTGGATTACCCGTCAGCGCCCTTTCAGAGCCCAGAAGGTCAGTCGGTGAAATACCATCGGCTTTCATCAGTTCCAGCAGGGCATTAATTTTTTCCTGCTGTTCAGCACGCTGCTGCTCTAATTCCGCCAGCTCACTCCGTTTCTCTTCAGTAACGACCCTGACCTTTTCCAGCGTTTCCTCAAGAACGTCCAGGGATAATTCACGCGCCATGGCGCGCAGAGTTCGGATATTATTAAGATTCTGTAACGTCAAAGACATATTATTTGAAAACCTTCTCTTTAGGGTAAATAGATAAATCGTCGACAGAATAATTCATTTCCGCTGAAATATCTACCCGTGGGGGCGCCATGCCTGTAGGGTAAATATGTTTAAAAATCACTGCGAATATTATCGTATAACGCCTGCGGGATATGCATGGATTCAATCATCGCATCAATATAAATGGTCAGCTTTAATCAAAATTTCAGCATTCTACGCCTCGCACAAGAGGAACGATTCCCCCCCTGGCGCCATAAACACCAACCATCTGATTTACCTGAAAAAACAGCCAATCGAGACAGATTATAACGAACCGGATAAAAAACAATCACTTTTAGAGAATTTTGTGGACAAAAGGCGATTAAATAAAAATTAATCACTAGTTGTTAGTTCAAACACAGAGATATACGCTATACACGTCAAGCAAACCAACCTAAAGCACTAATCGCTTCAGGAAAATCGTTTCTTTTGTGTTCTTCTCAAGGAGTTCAGACATGTTCTCACCGCAATCACGCCTTCGCCATGC
Protein-coding sequences here:
- a CDS encoding DUF1116 domain-containing protein, which translates into the protein MTTLFNQPLNVINVGIAMFSDDLKKQHVPVTQLDWTPPGQGNMQVVEALDQLAEKPLAEKIAAANKLALERIIQSHPVLVGYDQAINVVPGMTRTTILHAGPPVSWENMCGAMKGAVTGALVFEGLAKDLDDATRLAASGDITFSPCHEHDCVGSMAGVTSASMFMHIVENKTYGNRAFTNLSEQMAKILRMGANDQSVIDRLNWMRDVLGPMLRDAMKIIGEIDLRLMLAQALHMGDECHNRNNAGTTLLIQALTPGLIQAGYPVAQQREVFEFVASSDYFSGPTWMAMCKAALDAAHGIEYSTVVTTMARNGYEFGLRISGLPGQWFTGPAQQVIGPMFAGYKPEDSGLDIGDSAITETYGIGGFAMATAPAIVALVGGTVEEAIDFSRQMREITLGENPNVTIPLLSFMGVPTAIDITRVAGSGILPVINTAIAHKDAGIGMIGAGIVHPPFSCFEKALLTFRDRYFL
- the fdrA gene encoding acyl-CoA synthetase FdrA, with product MPTKIVIKKNTYFDSVSLMSVSTKANKLPGVDQAFVAMATEMNKGVLKNLGLLTPELAEAKNGDLMIVIKGDAANDETLAAIEALFTRKESAGSHEARYATIASAKTHRPDSNLAVISVNGTFAAREARQALENDLNVMLFSDNVSLNDELALKQLAHQKGLLMMGPDCGTAIINGAGLCFANAVRRGSIGIVGASGTGSQELSVRIHEFGGGVSQLIGTGGRDLSEKIGGLMMLDAIDMLEADEGTEVIALISKPAAPAVAEKVLARARACRKPVVVCFLGRSEPPADEDGLQFARGTKEAALKAVLLTGIKKESLDLHPLNWPLIEEVRARLTPQQKYIRGLFCGGTLCDEAMFAALAKFDDVYSNIQPDPAKRLQDVSVSKAHTFLDFGDDDFTNGKPHPMIDPTNRIGRLLQEARDPEVGVIVMDFVLGFGAHEDPVGVMLDAIKEAQAIAKADNRPLEILGYVLGTDQDPQSLAQQCQLLTDAGVIWASSSTNTGLLAREFVCKGENA
- a CDS encoding ankyrin repeat domain-containing protein, producing MSATELVTEFLLAAEEGNSDALKACLEKGVDINATNRQKRTAVIIASLKKHYTCVELLIAAGADIDKQDQTCFNPFLISCLTNDLTLLRLVLPANPDLDRLTRFGGVGITPASEKGHVEIVRELLEKTDINVNHTNFVGWTPLLEAIVLNDGGAKQQAIVKLLLDHGANPHMTDKYGKTPLELAREKGFTEIADLLLAAGA
- a CDS encoding LysR substrate-binding domain-containing protein yields the protein MNSIFTEENLLAFTTAARFGSFSKAAAELGVTTSAISYTIKRMETGLDVVLFVRNTRSIELTESGFYFYRKATDLLNDFHAIKRGIDTISQGIEARVRICINQLLYTPRHTARLLQVLKKQFPTCQITFTTEVYNGVWDSIINNQANIAIGAPDTLLDGGGIDYTEIGAIRWVFAIAPEHPLAFVPEPIAESQLRLYPNIMVEDTAHTINKKVGWLLHGQEAILVPDFNTKCQCQILGEGIGFLPEYMAREAVEDGLLVTRRINNPRQDSRMLLATQHAATGQVTRWIKQQFGPQGVLTGIYSDLLWRA
- a CDS encoding YqaE/Pmp3 family membrane protein, with the translated sequence MGFWRIVFTILLPPLGVLLGKGFGWAFIINIILTLLGYIPGLIHAFWVQSKN
- a CDS encoding ArsR/SmtB family transcription factor translates to MTELEQLQASAEQAANLLKAMSNPRRLLILCTLCGAPGTSAGELARATGLSPSATSQHLARMRDEGLIDSTRDAQRILYFIKNDAVHQLISTLKTLYCP
- a CDS encoding rhodanese family protein; the encoded protein is MSLPLISPREASARIAEGAKLIDIRDADEYAREHIPAAQPVPLDTFPGGLNVQAGDTVIFHCQSGARTSGNADRLARAAAPAQAFVVEGGIQGWKQAGLPTVEDKSQPLPLMRQVQIAAGLLILCGVVLGYSVSGAFFLLSGFVGAGLLFAGVTGFCGMARLLRVMPWNRRTS
- the stpA gene encoding DNA-binding protein StpA, with product MSLTLQNLNNIRTLRAMARELSLDVLEETLEKVRVVTEEKRSELAELEQQRAEQQEKINALLELMKADGISPTDLLGSERALTGNPAKKRKPREAKYRFIDQNGEEKTWTGQGRTPKPIANALANGKSLDDFLI